The proteins below come from a single Tissierella sp. MB52-C2 genomic window:
- a CDS encoding TetR/AcrR family transcriptional regulator gives MRIIKAYDERRNEILDTAERLFQVKGYGKCTINDILKDVGIAKGTFYYYFKSKEEVLEAIVSRYKEIIISRVEKVIEKDDISLEEKLMYTFMAMRIDDRVDSHMIDELHQTENALLHQKTLNQIVTAMAPILVKVIEEGIEKGVWNCKYPLQYMQIFLVASLTLTDEGIFELDTDSQMKVMVALISVLEKMLDIPENSFMQLFMQNWE, from the coding sequence ATGAGAATTATTAAGGCATATGATGAAAGAAGAAATGAAATTCTTGATACTGCCGAAAGGCTATTTCAAGTGAAAGGATATGGGAAGTGTACTATCAATGACATACTTAAAGATGTTGGAATTGCCAAAGGCACTTTTTATTATTATTTCAAATCTAAAGAAGAAGTTTTAGAGGCAATTGTATCAAGATATAAAGAGATTATAATTAGTAGAGTTGAAAAAGTGATTGAGAAAGATGATATTAGTTTGGAAGAAAAACTAATGTATACATTTATGGCAATGCGAATTGATGATAGGGTTGACAGTCATATGATTGATGAATTGCATCAAACTGAAAATGCACTATTACATCAGAAGACTTTGAACCAGATAGTTACGGCTATGGCCCCTATTTTGGTGAAGGTTATTGAGGAAGGGATTGAAAAAGGAGTTTGGAATTGCAAATATCCATTACAGTATATGCAGATTTTTCTGGTGGCATCATTAACCTTAACTGATGAAGGTATTTTTGAATTGGATACTGACTCGCAAATGAAGGTTATGGTAGCATTGATTTCCGTCCTTGAGAAGATGCTAGACATTCCTGAGAACTCTTTTATGCAGTTGTTTATGCAAAACTGGGAATAA
- a CDS encoding ABC transporter ATP-binding protein → MSNILEVRNINKIVELGKENEVHILKNVNLDIEKGEFLSVMGPSGSGKSTLLYNVSGMDKITSGSVKFKDREIGELKEEKLAKIRLDHMGFIFQDINLLKNLSVIDNIMFPALVSKDADKNAVSQKAKQLLKMTGIEKLADNNINQASGGQLQRVGICRSLIKDPDILFGDEPTGALDSKSAAEIMAIFAEINKKGVTIMLVTHDVKVAAKTERILFMVDGKIIAQKKLGKYDGYHDDIKKREESIMKWLVENGF, encoded by the coding sequence ATGAGCAATATATTAGAAGTAAGAAATATTAACAAAATAGTAGAATTGGGGAAAGAAAATGAGGTGCACATCTTAAAAAATGTAAATTTAGATATAGAAAAAGGCGAATTCCTATCAGTAATGGGACCATCAGGAAGTGGAAAATCAACTCTATTATATAATGTAAGCGGTATGGATAAAATTACTTCTGGGAGTGTGAAATTTAAAGACCGTGAAATCGGGGAACTAAAAGAAGAAAAACTGGCGAAGATTAGACTAGATCATATGGGTTTTATCTTTCAGGATATTAATCTTTTAAAAAATCTATCAGTGATTGACAATATTATGTTTCCTGCTCTTGTATCAAAAGATGCAGATAAAAATGCAGTAAGTCAAAAGGCGAAACAATTATTGAAAATGACAGGAATTGAAAAGCTAGCAGATAATAATATCAACCAAGCCTCCGGCGGACAACTGCAAAGAGTCGGAATCTGTAGATCATTGATAAAGGATCCAGATATACTATTTGGAGATGAACCGACGGGAGCATTAGACTCAAAATCGGCAGCAGAGATTATGGCAATCTTCGCAGAGATTAATAAAAAAGGTGTGACTATAATGTTAGTTACCCATGACGTAAAGGTAGCGGCAAAAACTGAGAGAATATTGTTTATGGTAGATGGAAAAATTATTGCACAGAAGAAGCTGGGTAAATATGATGGCTATCATGATGATATTAAGAAAAGAGAAGAAAGTATTATGAAATGGTTAGTGGAAAATGGATTCTAA
- a CDS encoding GNAT family N-acetyltransferase gives MDQKYIEEVLEEYGVNKEYSSKGIHNLLLVEVSKKYEKQAMAYRQDYISNGEKHINGSSGLIHYQDYDEWLRKIELEKYKEASQDDTPATTYFTIRKEDNKIIVSIQLRHHLTEELKKDGGNIGYGICPSERGKGYGTHQLAFVLLQAQALQIQKVMISCDKSNRASAKVAIKNGGILSGEGFDEESETITEIYWIDLCQ, from the coding sequence ATGGACCAAAAATATATAGAAGAAGTCCTTGAAGAATATGGCGTTAATAAAGAATATAGCAGTAAAGGTATACACAATTTATTATTAGTTGAAGTATCAAAGAAATATGAGAAGCAAGCTATGGCATACAGACAAGATTATATATCCAATGGAGAAAAACATATAAATGGTAGCAGTGGACTTATTCACTATCAAGATTATGATGAATGGTTAAGGAAAATTGAGCTTGAAAAATACAAGGAAGCTTCGCAGGATGATACACCTGCCACCACATATTTTACAATACGTAAAGAAGACAATAAAATCATAGTTTCGATTCAATTGCGTCATCATTTAACAGAAGAACTAAAGAAAGACGGAGGCAATATTGGTTACGGAATATGCCCATCAGAAAGGGGTAAGGGTTATGGGACACATCAACTTGCCTTTGTATTACTTCAAGCTCAAGCACTGCAGATTCAAAAGGTAATGATTTCATGTGATAAAAGCAATAGAGCATCTGCAAAGGTAGCCATAAAGAATGGAGGCATTTTATCAGGAGAAGGTTTTGATGAAGAAAGCGAAACAATAACAGAAATATATTGGATTGACCTTTGTCAATAA
- a CDS encoding ABC transporter permease, with the protein MFLKIVKNDFIRKKIITLTIFIFITMAVILGASATNTIANLTQSISQFKKFAVPADILQMHIGKYDQAEIDKFTEEHHENIAMQQTTVLLNFEGMNISFDNNETMAGTIQDISFVEQNKNFDFILDLDNKKLDVSEGKVAVPIYFMEQYDLKIGDKITVESNGYQKEFVISDYARDYEMGSSFTSSKRFVINQVDYDEIRQAAELEYLIQFKLNEGVDSKDVMSAYIEANLPGNGPGIEGKFFMVFNAISDVTVAIVIILISILLIIIAAACIRLTFVATIDEDLREIGVMKAIGISQKDIKKVYLTKYRVMSVVGGIIGYLLSFVAINLFNGNMRLYISSDLSGNLKYILSLIAPLFVYIIIVMYCKKVLKRIDKISAVEALRTNIMESRKNQKYRFSLLKNKFFSTNIYMGFRDVWKRFKLYRLLIFIFVLCTFVAILPLNTYNTMNSPEFSTYMGIGKCDIRIDLRRTDTITEDFKRLKEELENDLDIEKYADYITYSYQIKNAEGSWDHINIETGDFSVFPLNYLEGRAPENEEEIALSLANASQDGLNKKVGDEVVVKVAGTEKTMKVSGIYQDITNGGKTAKAHTSLGLNEDEVLWYIVSIDVVTGVDINKKMDYYQKAYDSSQVNNIKEYTRQTLGNMINQMKIIVISGIAIALIIVTLITTLFLKMLLSKDMYQIAIMRSIGLTSKNIKHQYMVGILLVLVLGIILGVLTANSLGEILVSMAMASMGASKIQFVNIAWQTWILYPLVLITVVGCIISVCCNVIVKDDLSVVLRS; encoded by the coding sequence ATGTTTTTAAAAATCGTAAAGAATGATTTTATAAGGAAGAAAATCATAACCCTGACAATATTCATATTTATAACTATGGCAGTTATTTTAGGAGCTAGTGCAACAAATACTATTGCAAATTTGACTCAGTCCATATCACAATTTAAGAAATTTGCAGTACCTGCAGATATTTTACAGATGCATATCGGAAAATATGACCAGGCAGAAATTGATAAATTCACAGAAGAACATCATGAGAATATAGCCATGCAGCAGACGACAGTTCTTTTGAATTTTGAAGGAATGAATATCAGTTTTGACAATAATGAAACCATGGCTGGAACTATACAGGATATTTCATTTGTTGAACAGAATAAGAACTTTGATTTTATATTAGACTTAGATAATAAAAAATTAGATGTAAGCGAAGGTAAGGTAGCAGTTCCCATTTATTTCATGGAACAATATGACCTAAAAATAGGTGATAAGATTACGGTGGAAAGTAACGGGTATCAAAAAGAGTTTGTCATCTCAGATTATGCAAGAGATTATGAGATGGGTTCTTCTTTTACTTCTTCGAAACGGTTTGTTATTAATCAAGTGGATTATGATGAAATAAGGCAGGCAGCAGAGCTAGAATATCTTATTCAATTCAAATTAAATGAAGGTGTGGATTCTAAGGATGTGATGTCTGCATATATTGAAGCAAATCTCCCTGGGAACGGACCTGGTATAGAAGGAAAATTTTTTATGGTGTTTAATGCCATTTCAGATGTGACAGTTGCCATAGTAATTATACTTATCAGTATTTTATTAATTATTATAGCTGCTGCTTGTATCAGACTTACCTTCGTGGCAACCATTGATGAAGATTTAAGAGAAATTGGAGTTATGAAAGCAATTGGAATATCACAAAAGGATATAAAGAAAGTGTATCTTACTAAATACAGAGTTATGTCAGTCGTAGGTGGTATAATCGGCTATCTACTTTCCTTTGTAGCAATAAATCTGTTTAACGGTAATATGAGACTATATATATCTTCAGATCTATCAGGAAACTTAAAATATATACTATCTCTTATAGCTCCATTGTTTGTATATATCATAATTGTGATGTACTGTAAGAAGGTACTGAAAAGGATTGATAAAATATCTGCGGTGGAAGCTTTACGAACTAATATCATGGAGAGTAGAAAGAATCAAAAATACAGATTTTCCTTGCTTAAGAACAAATTTTTCAGCACCAATATTTATATGGGATTTAGGGATGTATGGAAGCGTTTCAAATTATACAGGTTACTGATTTTTATTTTTGTACTATGTACATTTGTTGCAATACTTCCTTTAAATACTTATAATACCATGAATTCACCAGAGTTTTCTACATATATGGGAATAGGAAAATGTGACATTAGAATCGACCTTAGAAGAACAGATACGATTACAGAGGATTTCAAAAGGCTGAAGGAAGAGTTAGAAAATGATTTGGATATAGAAAAATATGCGGACTATATCACATATTCCTACCAAATTAAAAATGCAGAAGGTTCTTGGGACCACATTAATATTGAAACTGGAGATTTTTCAGTATTTCCATTAAATTATTTAGAAGGAAGAGCACCGGAGAATGAGGAAGAAATAGCACTTTCTCTTGCAAATGCGTCACAAGATGGATTAAACAAGAAAGTGGGAGATGAAGTAGTTGTAAAGGTTGCTGGAACAGAAAAGACCATGAAAGTAAGCGGTATTTATCAAGATATTACAAATGGTGGAAAAACAGCAAAGGCACATACTAGTCTTGGGCTAAATGAAGATGAAGTTCTTTGGTATATTGTGAGCATTGATGTGGTCACTGGTGTTGATATTAATAAGAAAATGGACTACTATCAGAAAGCCTATGATTCTTCACAGGTAAATAATATTAAAGAATATACTAGGCAGACTCTTGGAAATATGATTAATCAGATGAAAATAATTGTTATAAGTGGAATTGCAATTGCACTTATAATTGTTACATTGATAACTACATTATTCCTTAAAATGTTATTGTCAAAGGATATGTACCAGATTGCAATCATGCGAAGTATTGGACTAACTTCTAAAAATATTAAACATCAATATATGGTAGGAATTTTGCTGGTACTAGTATTGGGAATTATACTGGGAGTATTGACTGCTAATTCTTTAGGTGAAATACTTGTAAGTATGGCAATGGCCTCTATGGGTGCTTCAAAAATTCAATTTGTTAATATTGCATGGCAGACTTGGATTCTATATCCCTTGGTACTAATTACAGTGGTTGGATGTATTATTTCAGTGTGCTGCAATGTAATAGTAAAAGATGATTTATCTGTAGTATTAAGAAGTTAG